The Terriglobus roseus region CGACGATGGCTCTATGCCGGACTGCTACTGCTGGCGTCTGTGGTGAATTACATCGATCGGCAAACGTTGTCTGTACTCGCAGTGACGATGCAGCATGATCTGCACTTGACCGATGTGGATTATGGCCATGTTGTGCAGGCTTTCCTGCTGGCGTACATGGTGATGTATACCCTTTCCGGACGGCTCGTAGATCGTTTCGGGGCGCGCTGGACACAGGGTGTGTTTCTTTTGGTCTGGTCTGTGGCCGATGCATGCACAGGCTTCGCACGCGGTTTCTTCTCGCTTGCCACAAGCCGATTCGCTCTTGGCGCAGCCGAACCAGGGAATTACACTGCCTCCCTCCGCGCATCTGGGGATTGGTTCAACGAGCGCGAGCGCTCCATTGCAGTAGGCATCTACAGCATGGGCGGCACATTGGGTGCAGCTATCGCCGTCCCCATCGCCGCAGGCCTGGCAACAGCATTTGGATGGCGTTCTGCGTTCTTTGTCACCGGAGCGATTGGTGCTTTATTAGCGGCTGTTTGGATGCTGTTGTATCGCGACCCTGCGGTTCAGCGTGAACGCGCAGCATCAGTGCCTTGGCTCACGGTATTACGCCAGCCACATATCGCAGCGCTACTTATCACGCGCACTATGACCGACAGCGTTTGGTACTTCTTTCTGTTCTGGTCCGTGAAGTACATGCAGGATACGCATGGACTCACATTGAAAACAGTGGGTACTACGCTCTGGATTCTTTACGTTGCCGCGGACATAGGCTCTTTGCTTGGCGGATTTATCTCGGGAAAACTTGTGCCGCGTTTCGGTGCATTGCGTGCCCGCTTCGTCATCATGTTGCCTGTAGCGGCATGCATGTTTGCACTTTGCACCGTGCCGCATCTGCATAGCACCAGCGCCGCAATCACGGTACTTAGCGGGCTGGCGTTATGCCACATGGCATGGATGACGAATGCCACTGTGATGACGCTGGATCTGTTTCCGCGTTCCATGGCCACGACTGTACAAGGCATGATTGGCTCGGCAAGCGCCGCGGGCGGGTTGCTCACAGCGGCGGCCATTGGTTCAAGTATTCAGACACATGGCTATACGCCTGTGTTCTACGGGTTGTGCATATTGCATCCGCTCGCCGCCCTGCTGTTGTGGTGGCGCATTGGATCGCGTGCAGTTGTAGGAGGACAGGGATGAAGCAGCAGACAGAACAGTATGACGTGGTGGTGTGTGGTGGGGGTTTGGCAGGTGTATGTGCGGCCATTGCAGCGGCGCGTGGAGGCGCGGCAACATGCCTGGTGCAGGACAGGCCGGTGCTAGGCGGCAACAGCTCGTCTGAAGTTCGTGTCACACCGCATGGCGCTGCTGCTTTTCATGCGTACGCCCGCGAAACCGGCATTCTCTCAGAACTCTTAATTGAAGAGCGCGCACAAAACCACGAAGAGATTTTCGAGAATGGCTGGACCAACTCCGTGTGGGACATGGTGCAGTACGACCTGGTGCAGCGCACACCTAACCTGACACTGCATTTGAACACCACAGTGCTTGGCGTTGAGATGGATGGACGCACACTTAAGGCAGTGCGCTGCCGCATTGGCAATGCGGAAGTAGACCTTACGTTGGAAGCCAAGGTCTTCATCGATTGCACGGGTGATGGCATGGTTGCAGCCGAGGCGGGCTGCGAATGGCGCATGGGCAGCGAGGGCAAAGTCGAGTTCAACGAGCCCCACGCTCCTACCGTCGCCAACGGCGACATTATGGGAAACTCCATTCACTTTCGCGCGCGTGATATGGGGCGCCCTGTTCCCTTTAAACGGCCCGACTGGGCCATGCATTATGACGATGCACGGTTCTTCTATGACCAGGGACGTCTACCCAAAGAGATTCGCGGTGGTTATTGGTGGATTGAGATCGGTGTGCCATACGACACGATCCATCAAGCAGAAGAGATTCGTCATGAGCTTACGCGGCACACGTTAGGTGTGTGGGACTGGATCAAGAATCGCGATCCTAAAACGATGAACTTGGCGGAAAACTGGGCGCTGGATTGGATAGGTCAAGTTCCCGGAAAGCGCGAAAGCCGTCGCATCATGGGCCTCTATCTGATGAACGAATGGGATGCGATCCGCGCCACCGTTCACGAAGATGAGATCGCCTTCGGTGGTTGGTTCATTGACATCCATACACCGGGAGGGTTGCTGGCGCCTACCAGTGAGCCAGCAAGCGCGGAAGGCTATTCCGAAACAAGCGATTATGCCGCGCGCTCTTATGCTGGCCCTTATGGCATTCCTTTGCGGAGCCTTGTTTCGAAAGATGTCGATAACCTGATGATGGCAGGCCGCAACGTCAGTGCGACGCATTGTGCATTGGCTACCGTGCGCGTAATGGCGACAACCGCATTGATGGGACAGGCCGCCGGAGTAACAGCCGCGTTGGCGGCTCAACAGAACACTTCCCCCGCACACATTGCATCAACTCAATACCAACATGTGCAGCAGACTCTCCTTCGAGAGGGTTGCTTCCTGCCAAATATAAAGAATGAAGACACAGGCGACCTGGCTCAACGCGCCACAGTATCTGCATCAAGCGAAGCACGTTTCGCAGGCGTGGGCCCGGAAAGTCACGGCGCGCACGAAGGCCTCGCCTTCTGGCGCGATCAAGCTGTGCCTCTGCGCGAGGAGTTGCTGCAACGCCGTGGACAGTGGATCGCCTTAGGTGGAGAGAGGCTGCAAACGCTTCGCTTCTGTCTCTCGAATACAAGCGAAATACCGCAGCGTGTCTCAGTGAAGCTCATGGAAGTGCAGCACATCTGGGATTACCGCGTGGATGATGCAATGGAACTCTGCACAGGTGAAATCATCTTGTTTCCTGGGCCGAAACAGTGGATTGAGTGGCATGTCCCCGCAGATACAGCGCTTCAACAAGACTCTTACATCCGCGTAGACCTGCTGCCCAATCCTCACGTGCAATGGCATGTTGCAAACGCGGTGGAGCCGGGACATGTGTCTGCGTTTGAAATGTCGCCAGGCAAGATGCGCCGCTATTCAAGCGGTGTGACGCTCTCCATGCAGGTAGAACCGCCTCAAAGGTCGTACTCCCCCGCAAACGTTTTGAGTGGAGTAACGCGCCCGCATGCCACCACAAATCTGTGGCGATCGGATCCAGCACAACCGCTTCCACAGTGGCTGGAACTGGACTGGACAACACCACAAAACGTTTCGGAAATGATCCTGACTTTCCCCGGTCATCTACTGCGGGAATACCACGCCTACGCGCCGATGTATCGCGATCCGCAGTGTGTTCGCGATTACGACGTCCAAATTCACGATGGTGAAAATTGGCGCACTGTCTCCGAAGTTCGCGGTAACTATCAGCGAAGAAACGTAGTCGCATTCGCCGAACCGCTTCGCACAGATCGCATGCGCGTTGTAGTGCTTGCAACACATGGCGACCCTTCTGCAGCCATCTACGAAATTCGCCTGTACTAACAGCTATTCAAGCCCTATACGTAACCTTTTCCTTGAAAACAAAGCTGGCACGAGAAAAGGTCTTGACAATGCATTCACAGTTTTTCTAATCTCGCCGCCGTCTAGTTAATCGGTTAACCATGTCATTCGAAATTTCCCGAATCACATCTCGAATCGCGCAGCATCCATGCCGATCCATCGCGATACGCATGCTGTTTGCGGCTATTCCCGTCTGCGCTGTTGCGCAAAATCGAGGCGACTACACGCTGCGGTATGACCAGCCACATCAGGTGATTCGTGGGCTCGGATTCGAAATCCAAAGCGACTCCATCGCATCTGGCAATGCAGGGATGCCCGAAGAAGTGATCGCTGTTCCGCATGATCTAACGCCTGAAGAGAAGGTGCGCTTCGCAAAAGAGATGCTGCATGGCTTCCGTTATGCGCGGCTGGCGATGGGCCTTTATTTACGCGGCCTGGATGCAGAGCAGAAACACATTGTGGAGCGTTATCCAGGACAGATGGCTGACCTGAAACAGATGCAGGATCTATCTGGCATCCAGGGCTTTGATGTTGAGTACTGGTCACCCGCGCCGTATTGGAAGCAGAACAAAACTTATTATGGCGGCCCCATCGCTGCGCATGATCCGCAGTTTGTGGGGCAGTTCAGTGATGCGATGGTGCAGGACCTTCGCTATCTGCAATCTCACGGATTACATATCGCGCAATGGGGTCTTCAGAATGAGCCGGTGGTTGGCCACTTAAAGTCAAGTCCCGGCGCTGCCGCAGGCACGGATAAGGGGCAGTCGTACTCGACCTGCTTCTATTCTCCGGAGGACTATTACACCGTCCTTGCAGCCACCGCACCGAAGGTTCACGCACTGTTCCCTGCTGTGGAGATTCATGCACCAAGCTGGGATGGCCCTGCTGGCACATACGCTGCTGAGATTCGTAAAGACCCCGCGTTGTTGAAACAGATTGATGCTTGGACATGGCATCAGATTGGCCACAATTCGAACGACCAGATCACACTACGCGAGAAATATCTCGCAGGTGCAGAAGGTAAAGCGGTTTACCAAAACGAATTCGAGTATCAGTCCTGGGACAAGAACATGCCAGTTGATGCCTACTTCATGAACACAGGGCAAGCGCTGATGAACTGGATGACGTTTGAGGATTCGCCAGTCTGGTACTGGCTCCATGCGATGAAGCCTGTTTCGAATTTAGAAGCCACCGGATATGCGTTGGGGTTCTGGCGTCCTGACGGTGAGTTGAAGAACAACATTGCACCGGCGATTCAACCGGGGCATTGGGATTACAACCCGCACAGTTACAACGCAATCGCGGGATTTTTGAAGTACCTACCGTGGGATTCGACGCGGCTTGCCGTCGATGAGAGCGAAGTCCGTAATGACCAACGCATTCTCGTCTGGCGTTCGAAGAACGGCCGATTGGGCGTTGCTCTTTCCAATCGTGGCACTACACCGTTCCAGTTTCATCTGCATGGAATTCGTTCCGCCCAATTAAGCGGCCATCGTTACACCTTGCAGTCACGTGACGTTTCTCTTTCCAGCAAGAAAGTATCTACGGACCTCGTGATTACGGTTCCTCCGCAGAGCTTCGAGTTCTGGATTGGGTAAGTAGCAACACATAAAAGAACGCAGACCTATCCTGGGGTGAAGGTATGTTGAAGTCCTTGAGGCAAACGCAACTGGCACGAACAGCAGTGCTGGCTACGCCCATTTTCCTGTGTGCGCTTCCGCTCTATGCGCAGCAAGGAACGGGCAACATTTCTGGAACGGTGCACGATTCCAGCGGCGCCGTGGTTCCAAATGCCACTGTCGATATTGAAAATGTAGACCGTAACGACGTCATCCATCTGAAGACTAACGACGCAGGATTCTACAGTTCTCCGCCATTGAATCCAGGCAGCAACTACCGCGTTACAGTCACTCGGGATGGCTTCGGAAAATCAGTCATAAGCCACGTCATCGTAACTGTAGGACAGCGCGTGGATGAAGATGCCACACTGACCGTTGGTGGCGTAAACGATACGGTAGTAGTCGAAGCAACGCAGGCAGCCGCACTTGATACGACTTCTGCAACGCTAGGTGCCGTGATTGGAGAAAAATCCATTGAAGAATTGCCGCTGAATGGCCGCAACACGATCGCTCTCACGACGTTGACTCCGGGCGTTCGTATCAACACCACGGTGGCACAGTCCGGCTTTGCAAACCGCGGTACAAACCTTTCGGCAATCTCGATCAACGGTTCGCCCACTGGATCGAACTCTTACATTCTCGATGGTCAGAGCAATCTTTCCACGACGACTGGTGAAATCGCAGTCAATCCAACAGTGGATGCGATCCAGGAATTCAAGGTGCAAAGCGGCGTTTTCTCTGCTCAGTATGGCTTCACGCTGGGCGGGGTTGTGAATTTGGTTAGCCGCAGCGGCACGAATAGCATTCACGGTTCGGCCTATGAGTTTCTGCGAAACGACGTGTTCAACGCACGCAATTATTTTGCGCGCACCGGCGTGGTCGCAAAACCCGTGCTTCGTTACAACCAGTTCGGCGGAGCCATGGGCGCGCCAATTATCAGGAATAAGGCGTACATCTTCGGCAACTTCGAAACCTACCAGTTCAAGCAGGCATCGCCGCAATTCCTCAGTGTACCGACCGCCGCGCAACGAGCAGGTGACTTCAGCCAGTTGATCGATGCCAATGGCAACTTTATTCCGCTTTATAACCCGTACACCACTACAACGACGACCTCGGGCGGAAACACGGTCTACACGCGTCAGCGTTATGCGAACAATCAGATAACGAATCTCGATCCGGTTGCGGTCGCTTATCAGAACAACTTCTATCCGCTTCCGAATAACACACCGGCAACGGTTGCGCAGCAGCGCACCAACACAAACAACTACCTGTTTAACGCGCAGGGTTTGTCTCACATGTACAACGCACTCGCTCGTGTGGATTACCACCTGGGCGAGAAGGATACGCTCTTTGCACGCTTTGCCTACTATCAGAACTACACCAATGGTGGCACTGGCGGAGGTACTTACTATCCCAATCCAATCGTCGCCAACCGCTATGACACATACACTGCGGAAGAACTACTCATTGGTGATACACATGTCTTCTCTTCTTCTCTGATCAACGATCTTCGGCTCTCCATCGAGCGCCAGGAGTTCCCCTTCCAAGCAGCAAGCGCGGGCCAGAACTGGCCGCAGAAACTGGGACTTCCCTCAAACGTTCCCAACTTTGCAATTCCCACCGTGAGCAACGGACTACCTGGTTCCAATCAGACCATCGGCTATCGCGCCTACACGCTGCCGGAAGTTACAGACACGGTCAGCAAGGTCATCCAGCGTCATGCCCTTAGCTTCGGTTTCGACTGGCGTTACAACGCCGGTGCGAACCTACAACGCAACACACCATCCGGAAGCTTCAGCTTTGCAGCCAGTCTTACGCAAGACCCATCCGGAAAAGCTGCCGCCGCGGGAACAACGAATACTGGAAATACTTACGCAACGTTTCTTGCGGGCGCCGTTAGTTCGGCTGGCATCACAACAAATCTTGGCGAGTTAGACCGCGCGTTTAGCGTGTCTGGTTTCATCCAGGATGATTGGTCCGTATCCGATCGTCTGACGTTGAATCTTGGTCTGCGTTATGACTTTCAGCAGCAACCCTTTGAGCAGAACAACGGCTATAGCAATTTCAATCCGACGCTCAGCTCTGGTGGCTATACCGGCATCATGCAGTATGCGAATACCCCGGGTGTAGGTCGCAACTTCGTTCCGGAAAGCTATCGCGACTTTGGTCCGCGCTTTGGCTTCGCCTATCAGCTCACGGGCGATGGCAAGACTGTACTGCGTGGCGGCTTTGGCATCTACTATCCACTGTTCTTTAACTCCATCTATACCGGCCAGACAAATGGTTTCTCATCCACCAGCACCAACTACAGCGCAACGACCAATCAGGCTGCGTTCCAGTTCAAAAATGGATTCCCTTATGACCCACTGCAGCCCGGAGGCGCATCGTATGGTCCACTCGGCTTCCTCGGCCAGGCCGTGGGCTATCAAACACCAGGCGCGTGGAAGTCGCCTCAGTCACAGCAATACACATTGAGCGTGCAACGGCAGGTTCCGTACGATGTCGTATTACAAGCGACATATGTGGGCAATCACGGCGTTCATCTCCCAGCGGGTGGCTGGAACATCAATTCGCTGAATCCCAGCTACTTCTCCTTGGGTAAGACTTACTTGCAAACTCAGGTTGCCAACCCTTATTCCGGCAAGTTCGCAGGCTCACTCGGCGCTACAACGGTGTCGCGACAGACATTGCTCAACCCCTTCCCCTACTACTCGAACATCACGACGTACAACGCGCATGTGGGCAACCTGCACGCGGATTATCTGGAACTGTCAGCACAACGGCAGGCAAAGAATGGTCTCACCGTTCTCTTCGGATACACCATGGGCAAGCTTCTCACGGACAGTGTGAATTCACCGTTGGCATATCTGAATGGCCTTGCATCGAACAATGGCTATCAGAATCCCTACAACCGCTCTGCCGAATACTCGCTCGATCCGTCGGACGTTTCACAGCGCGCT contains the following coding sequences:
- a CDS encoding MFS transporter gives rise to the protein MHAAHTSPRRWLYAGLLLLASVVNYIDRQTLSVLAVTMQHDLHLTDVDYGHVVQAFLLAYMVMYTLSGRLVDRFGARWTQGVFLLVWSVADACTGFARGFFSLATSRFALGAAEPGNYTASLRASGDWFNERERSIAVGIYSMGGTLGAAIAVPIAAGLATAFGWRSAFFVTGAIGALLAAVWMLLYRDPAVQRERAASVPWLTVLRQPHIAALLITRTMTDSVWYFFLFWSVKYMQDTHGLTLKTVGTTLWILYVAADIGSLLGGFISGKLVPRFGALRARFVIMLPVAACMFALCTVPHLHSTSAAITVLSGLALCHMAWMTNATVMTLDLFPRSMATTVQGMIGSASAAGGLLTAAAIGSSIQTHGYTPVFYGLCILHPLAALLLWWRIGSRAVVGGQG
- a CDS encoding carboxypeptidase-like regulatory domain-containing protein codes for the protein MLKSLRQTQLARTAVLATPIFLCALPLYAQQGTGNISGTVHDSSGAVVPNATVDIENVDRNDVIHLKTNDAGFYSSPPLNPGSNYRVTVTRDGFGKSVISHVIVTVGQRVDEDATLTVGGVNDTVVVEATQAAALDTTSATLGAVIGEKSIEELPLNGRNTIALTTLTPGVRINTTVAQSGFANRGTNLSAISINGSPTGSNSYILDGQSNLSTTTGEIAVNPTVDAIQEFKVQSGVFSAQYGFTLGGVVNLVSRSGTNSIHGSAYEFLRNDVFNARNYFARTGVVAKPVLRYNQFGGAMGAPIIRNKAYIFGNFETYQFKQASPQFLSVPTAAQRAGDFSQLIDANGNFIPLYNPYTTTTTTSGGNTVYTRQRYANNQITNLDPVAVAYQNNFYPLPNNTPATVAQQRTNTNNYLFNAQGLSHMYNALARVDYHLGEKDTLFARFAYYQNYTNGGTGGGTYYPNPIVANRYDTYTAEELLIGDTHVFSSSLINDLRLSIERQEFPFQAASAGQNWPQKLGLPSNVPNFAIPTVSNGLPGSNQTIGYRAYTLPEVTDTVSKVIQRHALSFGFDWRYNAGANLQRNTPSGSFSFAASLTQDPSGKAAAAGTTNTGNTYATFLAGAVSSAGITTNLGELDRAFSVSGFIQDDWSVSDRLTLNLGLRYDFQQQPFEQNNGYSNFNPTLSSGGYTGIMQYANTPGVGRNFVPESYRDFGPRFGFAYQLTGDGKTVLRGGFGIYYPLFFNSIYTGQTNGFSSTSTNYSATTNQAAFQFKNGFPYDPLQPGGASYGPLGFLGQAVGYQTPGAWKSPQSQQYTLSVQRQVPYDVVLQATYVGNHGVHLPAGGWNINSLNPSYFSLGKTYLQTQVANPYSGKFAGSLGATTVSRQTLLNPFPYYSNITTYNAHVGNLHADYLELSAQRQAKNGLTVLFGYTMGKLLTDSVNSPLAYLNGLASNNGYQNPYNRSAEYSLDPSDVSQRATVSALYNLPFGKGQHFDLHSGLLNRVVGGFQLNLIGVFQTGTPLIITGANSQGTATRPNYVPGVSVVNKNQNINAWFNTLAFQNPDDYTFGNVPRTLPHVRGPGTQNFDLSIFKTTDIYGRFKLQLRAEAFNFLNHPNFGMPGTGFGASTNPVVNGNGVSPGCAVAGAGGCNTSSSFGVISSAADGRSLQLAGKIIF
- a CDS encoding FAD-dependent oxidoreductase is translated as MKQQTEQYDVVVCGGGLAGVCAAIAAARGGAATCLVQDRPVLGGNSSSEVRVTPHGAAAFHAYARETGILSELLIEERAQNHEEIFENGWTNSVWDMVQYDLVQRTPNLTLHLNTTVLGVEMDGRTLKAVRCRIGNAEVDLTLEAKVFIDCTGDGMVAAEAGCEWRMGSEGKVEFNEPHAPTVANGDIMGNSIHFRARDMGRPVPFKRPDWAMHYDDARFFYDQGRLPKEIRGGYWWIEIGVPYDTIHQAEEIRHELTRHTLGVWDWIKNRDPKTMNLAENWALDWIGQVPGKRESRRIMGLYLMNEWDAIRATVHEDEIAFGGWFIDIHTPGGLLAPTSEPASAEGYSETSDYAARSYAGPYGIPLRSLVSKDVDNLMMAGRNVSATHCALATVRVMATTALMGQAAGVTAALAAQQNTSPAHIASTQYQHVQQTLLREGCFLPNIKNEDTGDLAQRATVSASSEARFAGVGPESHGAHEGLAFWRDQAVPLREELLQRRGQWIALGGERLQTLRFCLSNTSEIPQRVSVKLMEVQHIWDYRVDDAMELCTGEIILFPGPKQWIEWHVPADTALQQDSYIRVDLLPNPHVQWHVANAVEPGHVSAFEMSPGKMRRYSSGVTLSMQVEPPQRSYSPANVLSGVTRPHATTNLWRSDPAQPLPQWLELDWTTPQNVSEMILTFPGHLLREYHAYAPMYRDPQCVRDYDVQIHDGENWRTVSEVRGNYQRRNVVAFAEPLRTDRMRVVVLATHGDPSAAIYEIRLY